Proteins encoded in a region of the Leifsonia poae genome:
- a CDS encoding ribosomal maturation YjgA family protein → MRFAAVGALILAVGLLVHRFVGGDLGGFLGDALYAALIYVLVAFIAPRVRIVVPVAVALAFCWSIEVFQLTPVPAELSQTIPGASLVLGSTFQWFDLVAYAIGVGLAALLDARPRSVAARQARGGASEGERLPGRSG, encoded by the coding sequence ATGCGATTCGCCGCCGTCGGTGCGCTCATCCTGGCCGTCGGACTGCTGGTCCACCGCTTCGTCGGCGGCGACCTCGGCGGCTTCCTGGGGGATGCGCTGTATGCGGCTCTCATCTACGTGCTCGTGGCATTCATCGCACCCCGGGTGCGGATCGTCGTGCCGGTGGCCGTAGCGCTGGCGTTCTGCTGGTCGATCGAGGTCTTCCAGCTGACACCGGTGCCGGCCGAGCTCTCCCAGACGATCCCCGGCGCCTCCCTCGTTCTTGGGTCGACGTTCCAATGGTTCGACCTCGTGGCGTACGCGATCGGGGTCGGGCTCGCCGCACTGCTGGATGCGCGTCCCCGCTCGGTCGCCGCCCGGCAGGCTCGAGGTGGTGCGTCGGAAGGTGAGCGCCTTCCGGGACGCTCCGGCTAA
- a CDS encoding NAD(P)H-quinone oxidoreductase: MRAVVITAPGGPDVLALTEMDDPVPSDREILIRVAAAGLNGADLAQRRGFYPAPAGAPDWPGLEVSGEVVGLGASVTEWAVGDRVCALLPGGGYAELATVDAGLVLPVPAGVDLVEAAGLPEVTATVWSNVFHNAGLRPGESLLVHGGSSGIGSMAVQLGAAMGARVFATAGTAEKVAFCRALGAEVAIDYREQDFVDVIADATRGVGVDVVLDIVGGDYIARDLEALAVGGRIMSIAARSNTPSSIDVGTLMRKRARIWGTTLRARPLAERVAVIASVREHVWPLLDAGRVRPVIDSVFPLEDAPQAHRRMESSVHRGKILLQAG, translated from the coding sequence ATGCGCGCGGTCGTCATCACCGCCCCCGGAGGTCCCGACGTTCTCGCTCTGACCGAAATGGACGACCCGGTTCCGAGCGATCGGGAGATCCTCATCCGGGTCGCCGCGGCCGGACTGAACGGCGCCGATCTCGCGCAGCGCCGCGGCTTCTACCCCGCACCGGCGGGCGCACCGGACTGGCCCGGGCTCGAGGTGTCGGGCGAGGTCGTCGGGCTGGGCGCATCCGTGACGGAATGGGCGGTCGGCGACCGGGTCTGCGCACTCCTTCCGGGCGGCGGCTACGCTGAGCTCGCCACAGTGGATGCGGGCCTGGTGCTGCCCGTGCCGGCCGGAGTCGACCTCGTCGAGGCGGCCGGGCTGCCTGAGGTGACGGCGACCGTCTGGTCCAACGTCTTCCACAACGCCGGCCTGCGACCCGGCGAGAGCCTGCTCGTGCACGGCGGCTCCAGCGGGATCGGTTCGATGGCCGTGCAGCTGGGCGCCGCGATGGGCGCACGCGTGTTCGCCACCGCCGGCACCGCCGAGAAGGTCGCGTTCTGTCGCGCACTCGGCGCCGAGGTCGCTATCGACTACCGCGAACAGGACTTCGTCGATGTCATCGCTGATGCCACGCGCGGGGTCGGCGTCGACGTCGTCCTCGACATCGTGGGCGGCGACTACATCGCCCGCGACCTCGAAGCGCTGGCGGTCGGCGGGCGCATCATGTCGATCGCCGCGCGCAGCAACACCCCCAGCAGCATCGACGTGGGAACGCTGATGCGCAAGCGCGCCCGCATCTGGGGAACGACACTGCGCGCCCGACCGCTCGCAGAACGCGTGGCCGTCATCGCGTCCGTTCGCGAACACGTGTGGCCCCTGCTCGATGCCGGCCGGGTGCGCCCGGTCATCGACTCCGTGTTCCCGCTGGAGGATGCCCCTCAGGCCCACCGGCGCATGGAGTCGTCGGTCCATCGGGGCAAGATCCTGCTGCAGGCGGGTTAG
- a CDS encoding ABC transporter permease: MAQHNLGTVITFEFVRTITKGRFWVATLFVPVILIIVFLLVFASNSSTDKSAAAQKDAHFSFEYTDASGLVDPAVVDKLGGTKAEGDVAGVAAVKTGTVDAFFAYPADPAKQPIKVYGADSGVFQNGRYSSVAEAILTTSVESRIDSPQYSAILQGTVSSDTTTFKNGEVAGGFNAVIPALLFLVIFYIVILLLGNQMLNSTLEEKENRVTEMILTTINPTSLILGKVISLFMIGIVQMLVFAIPTVLAYLFFRSQLNIPDLDLSAFVFDPQQMIVGALILLGGFSLFTGTLVALGAVMPTAKDAGPIFGALMVLIFIPFYTIALIISDPNATIVQVFSFFPYSAPVTALLRNAFGTLPLWQAIIIIVELFVLSAIVLRVAVRLFRYGSIEYTNKVKIRDVLGRRAPAAERSGGR; this comes from the coding sequence ATGGCCCAGCACAACCTCGGAACCGTCATCACGTTCGAGTTCGTCCGCACGATCACCAAGGGGCGGTTCTGGGTGGCCACCCTGTTCGTGCCGGTCATCCTGATCATCGTGTTCCTCCTCGTCTTCGCCTCCAACAGCTCGACCGATAAGAGTGCCGCCGCGCAGAAGGACGCCCACTTCTCGTTCGAGTACACCGATGCCTCCGGCCTGGTCGACCCCGCCGTCGTCGACAAGCTCGGCGGCACGAAGGCCGAGGGGGACGTCGCCGGCGTCGCCGCAGTGAAAACCGGCACGGTCGACGCCTTCTTCGCCTACCCGGCCGACCCGGCGAAACAGCCGATCAAGGTCTACGGCGCCGACAGCGGCGTCTTCCAGAACGGCCGATACTCCTCGGTCGCCGAAGCGATCCTCACGACGAGCGTCGAAAGTCGGATCGACTCCCCCCAGTACTCCGCGATCCTGCAGGGCACCGTCTCTTCCGACACAACCACATTCAAAAACGGGGAGGTCGCAGGCGGCTTCAACGCCGTCATCCCCGCCCTGCTCTTCCTGGTGATCTTTTACATCGTGATCCTGCTGCTCGGCAACCAGATGCTGAACTCCACCCTCGAAGAGAAGGAGAACCGCGTCACCGAGATGATCCTCACCACGATCAACCCGACGAGTCTCATTCTCGGCAAGGTGATCTCGCTGTTCATGATCGGGATCGTGCAGATGTTGGTGTTCGCGATCCCCACGGTGCTCGCCTACCTGTTCTTCCGCTCCCAGCTGAACATCCCCGACCTCGACCTGTCGGCGTTCGTGTTCGACCCGCAGCAGATGATCGTGGGCGCGCTCATCCTGCTCGGAGGGTTCTCGCTGTTCACCGGAACGCTCGTCGCCCTCGGTGCGGTGATGCCGACAGCCAAGGATGCGGGCCCGATCTTCGGCGCGCTGATGGTGCTGATCTTCATCCCCTTCTACACGATCGCTCTCATCATCAGCGACCCGAACGCCACGATCGTGCAAGTGTTCTCGTTCTTCCCCTACTCGGCGCCTGTGACCGCCCTGCTGCGCAACGCGTTCGGAACGTTGCCGTTGTGGCAGGCGATCATCATCATCGTCGAGCTCTTCGTGCTCTCGGCGATCGTGCTCCGGGTGGCTGTGCGGCTGTTCCGCTACGGGTCGATCGAGTACACGAACAAGGTGAAGATCCGGGATGTGCTCGGCCGCCGAGCACCCGCCGCCGAACGGTCGGGCGGGCGCTGA
- a CDS encoding ABC transporter ATP-binding protein translates to MDFGRTTVIRDLSFDINRGETFGFLGSNGSGKTTTIRALLGIYQPTGGTLLIDGRTFSPETGERLGYLPEERGLYKKESVIDVMVYFGKLKGLGKEHARRWSREYLERVGIGEKEKVRLDKLSGGQQQKVQLGVTIMNDPELLILDEPTKGFDPVNRRLLMDIIDDQKKAGSTVMMVTHQMEEVERLCDRVILLKDGTSRAYGTVAEVQEQFGGTVIHVDHTGTIPTSPDYTLLSDERGHAQLEVANDADVSGILRALVDGGLNVARFAPTRKSLDDIFVEVYGAENRELG, encoded by the coding sequence ATGGACTTCGGCCGCACCACCGTCATCCGCGACCTCTCCTTCGACATCAACCGGGGCGAGACGTTCGGCTTCCTCGGAAGCAACGGGTCTGGCAAGACAACGACGATCCGCGCCCTCCTCGGCATCTACCAGCCGACCGGCGGCACCCTCCTCATCGACGGCCGGACGTTCAGCCCGGAGACCGGCGAGCGACTCGGGTACCTGCCCGAGGAGCGCGGGCTCTACAAGAAAGAGTCCGTGATCGACGTGATGGTCTACTTCGGCAAATTGAAGGGGCTCGGCAAAGAACACGCGCGTCGGTGGTCCCGTGAATACCTGGAGCGGGTCGGCATCGGCGAGAAAGAGAAGGTGCGCCTCGACAAGCTCTCGGGCGGTCAGCAGCAGAAAGTGCAGCTCGGCGTGACGATCATGAACGACCCCGAGCTCCTCATCCTCGACGAGCCCACGAAAGGCTTCGACCCGGTCAACCGCCGCCTGCTCATGGACATCATCGACGACCAGAAGAAGGCGGGATCGACGGTGATGATGGTCACCCACCAGATGGAGGAAGTCGAACGACTCTGCGATCGCGTGATTCTGCTCAAAGACGGAACATCGCGCGCCTACGGCACCGTCGCCGAGGTGCAGGAGCAGTTCGGTGGCACCGTCATCCACGTCGACCACACCGGCACGATCCCCACCTCCCCCGACTACACGCTGCTGTCGGATGAGCGCGGCCACGCCCAGCTCGAGGTCGCGAACGACGCCGATGTCAGTGGCATCCTGCGGGCGCTCGTCGACGGCGGCTTGAACGTGGCGCGCTTCGCCCCGACCCGCAAATCGCTCGACGACATCTTCGTCGAAGTCTACGGAGCCGAGAACAGGGAGCTCGGCTGA
- a CDS encoding ArsR/SmtB family transcription factor — protein MQQDAAAEDRLDRAFQALGDRVRRAIVARLSRGPATVNELAEPFAITTQAISRHIHVLEHAGLVTRSRDAQRRPVHLNPGALEELTAWIDGYRLVREQQFRTLDAVLAEPGPARGRAGGGGGTHNKEK, from the coding sequence ATGCAGCAGGATGCGGCGGCTGAAGATCGGCTCGACCGGGCGTTCCAGGCGTTGGGCGACCGGGTGCGACGGGCCATCGTCGCCCGCCTCAGTCGGGGGCCGGCGACGGTCAACGAGCTGGCGGAGCCGTTCGCCATCACGACGCAGGCGATCTCTCGGCACATCCACGTGCTGGAGCACGCCGGGCTCGTGACCCGCAGCCGCGACGCGCAGCGGCGGCCTGTGCACCTGAACCCCGGGGCGCTCGAAGAGCTCACCGCGTGGATCGACGGCTACCGCCTCGTGCGCGAACAGCAGTTCCGCACGCTGGACGCCGTTCTCGCCGAGCCCGGCCCCGCTCGGGGCCGGGCCGGTGGGGGCGGAGGAACCCATAACAAGGAGAAATGA
- a CDS encoding SRPBCC family protein, whose amino-acid sequence MSNPVTITAPEGLPFVDVVREFDAPVEKVFEAHRNPDLVARWLGPRGYAMVIEEYSFRTGGRYRYVHRDTDGAEYAFHGVFHVVRDNEFAIQTFEFEGFPDVVSIESLSFEPLEGGRSRLRVHAVYPSLEARDGIVASGQAKGLTEGYERLDDVVTAR is encoded by the coding sequence ATGAGCAATCCCGTCACCATCACCGCCCCGGAAGGGCTGCCGTTCGTCGACGTCGTGCGCGAGTTCGACGCTCCCGTCGAGAAGGTGTTCGAGGCCCACCGCAACCCCGACCTCGTCGCGCGCTGGCTCGGTCCCCGAGGGTACGCCATGGTCATCGAGGAGTATTCCTTCCGTACCGGGGGTCGCTATCGCTATGTGCACCGCGACACCGACGGTGCGGAGTACGCCTTCCACGGCGTCTTCCATGTGGTCCGCGACAACGAATTCGCGATCCAGACCTTCGAGTTCGAAGGCTTTCCGGATGTCGTGAGCATCGAATCCTTGAGCTTCGAACCGCTGGAGGGTGGACGCAGCCGTCTGCGCGTGCATGCCGTCTACCCGAGCCTCGAGGCGCGGGACGGGATCGTCGCGTCCGGGCAGGCGAAAGGGTTGACCGAGGGCTACGAACGACTCGACGACGTCGTGACCGCGCGCTGA
- a CDS encoding septum formation family protein, whose product MRPTRRPHRSAMLAAVVAALMTVSLTACVPFGDVIRDRFLRKAPPSATAPADPSGGTDAAPDSGGTPTDFPDLVVGECIDDLDDSYTGPGFPVVDCSVPHDSEIYAIPSVGSGSYPGDTAVENSADTSCHDAFAAYVGIAPEAAEAGWSSYPPVEETWDQIHSAICVVYLDGQTTGSLKGSAQPRGEQNS is encoded by the coding sequence ATGAGACCGACCCGTCGTCCGCACCGCAGTGCGATGCTCGCCGCGGTTGTGGCCGCCCTGATGACCGTCAGCCTTACAGCCTGCGTTCCGTTCGGGGATGTCATCCGCGACCGGTTCTTGCGCAAGGCTCCGCCGAGCGCGACAGCGCCGGCCGATCCCTCTGGCGGTACGGATGCAGCCCCGGACTCGGGGGGAACACCCACCGACTTTCCCGATCTCGTCGTCGGCGAGTGCATCGACGATCTCGACGACTCGTACACCGGTCCGGGCTTCCCGGTGGTGGACTGCTCCGTTCCGCACGACAGCGAAATCTACGCCATCCCCTCCGTGGGAAGCGGCTCCTACCCGGGCGACACGGCCGTCGAGAATTCCGCAGATACGAGCTGCCATGACGCTTTCGCAGCCTACGTCGGCATCGCGCCCGAGGCGGCGGAGGCGGGGTGGAGCTCCTATCCCCCGGTCGAGGAGACCTGGGACCAGATTCATTCGGCGATCTGCGTCGTCTACCTCGACGGCCAGACCACCGGCAGCCTGAAGGGTTCGGCACAGCCGCGGGGCGAACAGAACTCCTGA